ATACACACTCGACATGGCTCTAAGGAGGTCCGgtacatgagagagagagagagagagagagagagagagagagagagagagtcccTTCTCTATATGAGACTAAACATATATAGCACATGCATGCCATGCAACCACTGATGTGCGTTTGAGACTTTCCTGTGAAATAGTGTAAAGAGATATATCCGTAGGGAAAACCAGACAAAACATTTGAAGCATCATACGTACCTGCCTGCCTCCGGCAATCAGGGACAGGATTCATTTGTTTAATTTGTTTTGACGTGTACAACCGTCTATACGTTGGCTGCTTTGTTTAGTTACCGTGTGCGACCGTGATCGGATCTGAACGGGATGAACCATTTTCTATTTCTtcggggagggggaggggggctCGCTATCTCCGGCCGGCGTGCCGCGTGCGCTGGGGGAATCTTACCGGCTGTGCATATCTCATATAGATAGGGAGGGAGCTACGCCAGTGCTCAATAAAGTTAGCAAGAAAGCTGGCGTTAGGGGAATCATACAGTATAGTTTAAGCGAACATGCATGTGATGTAAAGCTGGAGGACGGACAAGGGTTTTAATTTGATGAACGACTGCGTGATGGTAGGTGAGATCGAGAATGAGATCGATGACTAGCTAGATAAGCTTGGAGGAGCTAGCCGCCGGCAGTCGCTCAACCAGCTAGAGAGATATTAGGGTATGTGTGATGGCGTCagtagtaatgatagtagtagTGCTCCTATTTTTGCTGGCTGCCGGAGCAGCAGCGGCGGCTGACCCGATGAGTCCGACTCCGAGGATCGGGATGCCCGGCTGTGAGACGTCGTGCGGcgacgcggaggtgccgtacccgTTCGGCATTGGCCCGGACCCCGGCTGCTTCCTGCACCAGCCGGGGTTCAACCTCACCTGCGACCGCACCCACGACACCCCGCGCCTGCTTCTCCCCGTCTCGGGAGCAGGCGTCGGCAAAGACCTGTATCTCCGGGTCGAGGGCATCGACATCGAGTCCTCCATGATGGTGGTATTCCACACCGTCCACTTGAGCACCACTGGGTCCGACGACCTAATCCTGAGGCTGAGGGGGGCCTTCAGGCTGTCCAGCCGCAACGAGCTCGTCCTAACCGGCTGCAACGTGCAGTCGACGCTGCTGGGGAAGATGAAGGGCAACGCCACCGCCACGGTAAGCGGCTGCTTCTCATTCTGCGGCGCCAGCGACAGCGCCGCCACCCGGTTCAGCCGGGGTTGCTCCGGTTCCGGCGGCTGCTGCCGTTCACCCATCGCCAGGTACTACTACCAGGTTGAGGACGGACTAGCGGCGGAAGTATGGTACGACGTGAAGCTCAGCTGGTTCGGTCGAGACGTGAGCGCGGACAAGGCGCGAGCCCCCGCCCATGCGTTCGTCGCCTTGGAAGGCTGGTTCGACTACTGGCTCTCCAACTCCACGAATGCTACCACGCTGGATGCTCCCGTTCTTCTGGACTACTACCTCAGCGGCGACTGCGCCAACAATCCATGCAAGAGCAACCACAGCGACTGCTCTACACCGTCAGGGGGGACATATATATGCGAGTGCAAATCTGGGTACGAAGGTAACCCCTACGTCCCCGACGGCTGCCAAGGTTAGTTACTCACATTGTCTATTTCTTGTTGAAAATGAATTCTGCTTCATTCAAATTTTACAGCCAATTGAAATTTCGCAGCTGTAAGCCAACTAAATTACAAAGTAAATGGGCAACAAATGAAAAGAAATCCCACTTGGCATGTAAAGAACAGAACTCCTGGCAAACATGCCAACAATTGCAACAGCActttttttttgcaggaaaattGCAACAGTACTTCAACCAGAAATACAAGTAGTAAACACTGTAACCCATCTACATTTGAACTGTAAAAGATGGTAAACAAAAACACTGATCTTATAGTTTGTTCTCAACCAAAAGTACAATTAATATACAACGTAACTTATATAACTACAAGTCTATAAGAAGTCAGTATATGGGCTATGCAAGAAATAGAAATTACACTAAAAATGTTAAAGAGCTTACAGGTTAAATTAAATCACATAATATTCCCAAGcatacaaaaatatttttttatgAGAGAAACTTCTGATTTATTCATAATTAATCACGACAGTATAAAGAGCATCAGAGGTAACATAAATTACAGCTAAGTTCACGAAGCACCTAGCGATGACTATAATCACTGGAGCAGACAAAAGTTCAAAATATAACCAGCAAAAAGGTTCTATGGCTGAAACGTAATTGATTTTACCTATATACCTAAATAATTGATCTCCATTAACTCTAATTCTCTCAAcgtgcaactatgtgaagacatCATCATGCCACCATGCATGAAAGAAGACCCACCTTCACATGCACCATGCATGTTACTCATATTCAATAGATATTCTATAACTAGCAATAATAAAATACAATAAATTATAGTATCAGTTTTCGTTTCAATTACCATATTGTGAAACCAAATGCTAATGTTTCATACGATAAAATCTCATTGAAATAACTGCTAACTATTCTTGCAGTAAGCGTGCGGGGAACTATCTCTAGTTAATCAAAATATTAAAACGTAACTACATAGACCACACTAACTGCTGGCCAGGAAAACAAAACAACATCAATGACATACTTTAAACATCATTGAAGCAGGGGATCGGGCGGACCATATCTACTTGGCCGCACACAGTTAGAGTTGCACACACGTTCAGCAGCACACAAGTACAGTTACACACGCCCATAGGCGTAGTGCAAGTAGATGTGACCCACTAGAGCCCGTCCGGGCGCAATTGCATGTTCCTTGTCCGAGTTGACGGCCTAGTGAAATTGCACGCTTCACCGCCCACTCTAGCACACACGTCGATCATCCACAATTGCATGTCTGCCACTCGCGCGCAACTATAACTGCACACACACCGACCTAGCACAGTTGCATGTCCGTCATCCAGGTGCAAGTACAGTTACACACACATTGGGTACCCACAATTCATCATCGTCCACATGCAACTAGAGTTGAACATCCCTCGTCGGCCACATGTAGAAAAAGAAAACATACATTATACGCTGATGTTAGCTGATTGAGATCTAGGCACACCCTTTTAAATTTGTACTCACATTTTCATAGCCCGCTAGCTAATTACATAACTTGCATACAGTTTCCAAGTGCTTGGGGTGCTACGGTAATTGCACCATCATCAAAGGAAATGCCGTGTGCCAGTGCCCTCCAGGACAACACGGCAACGCTGCCATG
This genomic interval from Triticum urartu cultivar G1812 unplaced genomic scaffold, Tu2.1 TuUngrouped_contig_4415, whole genome shotgun sequence contains the following:
- the LOC125527793 gene encoding wall-associated receptor kinase 2-like; protein product: MASVVMIVVVLLFLLAAGAAAAADPMSPTPRIGMPGCETSCGDAEVPYPFGIGPDPGCFLHQPGFNLTCDRTHDTPRLLLPVSGAGVGKDLYLRVEGIDIESSMMVVFHTVHLSTTGSDDLILRLRGAFRLSSRNELVLTGCNVQSTLLGKMKGNATATVSGCFSFCGASDSAATRFSRGCSGSGGCCRSPIARYYYQVEDGLAAEVWYDVKLSWFGRDVSADKARAPAHAFVALEGWFDYWLSNSTNATTLDAPVLLDYYLSGDCANNPCKSNHSDCSTPSGGTYICECKSGYEGNPYVPDGCQVSKCLGCYGNCTIIKGNAVCQCPPGQHGNAAMPGGCGVDRTHARNCTRYCGDVHVPFPFGIQGTDPASCYHPGFNLTCDKTKNPPQLLLGDGGQLRIEKINLDNATVGVVVTPLSRSRGSE